A single Acidaminococcus sp. DNA region contains:
- a CDS encoding branched-chain amino acid ABC transporter permease, with the protein MDSGFMHQFAQQLINGLSLGSIYALIALGYTMIYGILKLINFAHGDIYMVGAYIGYFCTTALKLPFLPSIVIAMAGAALVGMLVERIAYRPMRNAPRIAILITAIGVSFFLENGMILLVSPQPRTFPAVFSATVYNLGGLVINNQQIIILVSTVVLMLLLTYIVNKTKIGKAMRAVSYDADAARLMGINIDRVISMTFALGSALAAAGGVLVGIYYNSIDPLMGMAPGIKAFVAAVLGGIGIIPGAMVGGIILGIVEALVSGFISSTFRDAAAFAILILILLYKPTGLFGKNVREKV; encoded by the coding sequence ATGGATTCAGGTTTTATGCATCAATTTGCCCAGCAACTCATCAATGGCCTTTCCCTCGGCAGTATTTATGCACTGATTGCCTTGGGCTACACGATGATTTACGGCATTTTGAAACTGATTAACTTCGCTCACGGCGATATTTACATGGTGGGCGCTTACATTGGGTATTTTTGCACGACTGCGCTGAAGCTGCCGTTTCTGCCATCAATTGTCATTGCCATGGCAGGCGCTGCACTTGTCGGGATGCTGGTGGAACGGATTGCCTATCGTCCCATGCGCAATGCACCCCGGATTGCTATTTTGATTACGGCAATCGGTGTTTCTTTCTTCCTTGAAAACGGGATGATTCTTCTCGTATCTCCGCAGCCCCGTACTTTCCCGGCGGTTTTTTCCGCTACGGTCTATAATCTGGGTGGTCTTGTTATCAATAACCAGCAGATTATCATTCTGGTCAGCACGGTGGTATTGATGCTGCTCCTGACCTATATCGTCAATAAAACAAAAATTGGCAAGGCAATGCGTGCCGTTTCCTATGATGCTGATGCAGCTCGTCTGATGGGTATCAACATCGACCGCGTCATCAGCATGACTTTCGCTCTTGGCTCCGCTCTGGCAGCAGCCGGCGGCGTGCTGGTCGGTATTTATTACAACTCTATCGATCCCCTCATGGGCATGGCTCCTGGTATCAAAGCGTTCGTGGCAGCAGTACTGGGCGGTATCGGAATCATCCCCGGCGCTATGGTTGGCGGGATTATCCTTGGCATCGTGGAAGCACTTGTATCCGGTTTTATTTCTTCAACGTTCCGTGATGCAGCTGCTTTTGCAATCCTGATTTTGATTCTTCTCTACAAGCCTACAGGCCTGTTCGGCAAGAACGTACGCGAGAAGGTATAA